The region GTACAAGAGAAGGGAAATACGCATGCAAACTTTTCAAATGTGGTTTTGAATTCCGATAGACAATACCCGATTTTTTAACTTTTATCATTCTTTTTCTTCTAAAAAGTATTTCTAAAAATATTTAATACTTTATTATTTTTATATATCATTTTTCTTTTCCTGTCAACTTCTTCACTTCTTTAAATGAAATGTATTATCTTCTATATTACAAAAAGCCAAGATATAATTATATTTTTTGAATGTTTTAACTTTAATTTCTTTATTTTCAAATTCAGGAAATAAAGATAAAAATTTTCCTTTTAATTTTACTTTGAATTTTTCTCCATCTGTGCTTTGAATAAAAATATCTTTTGGAGAGAAAACAAAACCAGTCCCCAATGCTTTTGCAACTGCTTCCTTTACACACCAAAGAGTAATTAATGAAATACCTTTTGTTTTCTCAATTTCTTCTTTTGATAAAAATTTTTTAGCAATTTTTTTTATATTTTTATTCTTCTTTTCAATATCTATTCCAATAAACTTAGAATCCCCACAGGTAGCAACACTTATCCCATCTGTATGAGAAATTGAAAGATAAATTTTTTTGTTTTTCAAAAAACAATATGCGTTCCCCTTTTGCTCTCTGTTTATTTTTATTTCTTTATATCTTAATTTTTCTCTGCCAAAATATTGAGAAACACCAAATTTTCCAACAATTCTACCGGAGATAAATTGTATTTTCCTTTTTCTGTTTTTAAAATTTTTAAATTCCTCTTTCTCTTCTCTGGTGAAAAAAATAAAAAGAAA is a window of bacterium DNA encoding:
- a CDS encoding 4'-phosphopantetheinyl transferase superfamily protein, which encodes MIKKIKEIDNCYFIKIDCFFFLFLPFFLFIFFTREEKEEFKNFKNRKRKIQFISGRIVGKFGVSQYFGREKLRYKEIKINREQKGNAYCFLKNKKIYLSISHTDGISVATCGDSKFIGIDIEKKNKNIKKIAKKFLSKEEIEKTKGISLITLWCVKEAVAKALGTGFVFSPKDIFIQSTDGEKFKVKLKGKFLSLFPEFENKEIKVKTFKKYNYILAFCNIEDNTFHLKK